The following proteins are co-located in the Chloroflexia bacterium SDU3-3 genome:
- a CDS encoding ATP-binding cassette domain-containing protein, whose protein sequence is MIEAKALSKRYDTVVALDGVDISVGTGQIYALLGPNGAGKTTTLSILTTLIQPSGGSATIGGHDILRAPNKVRQMIGVTFQDIVLDPDLTGREVLDVHGQLYQIPAAQRRARIAELAELVQLSDALGRMVKTYSGGMKRRLELARGLMTKPSLLFLDEPTQGLDPQNRVAIWDHIRTLNQQEGLTLLLTTHYMDEAEALAGRVGIIDHGKMAAEGSPAELVAGMGSDVVRIVGRGDSSHFLENLNALPYIDAVSYSPEDRVIQIGVDSGSQRLAEIIAQAGGNGYRIDDVMIARPSLGDVFLKYTGRALRD, encoded by the coding sequence ATGATCGAGGCGAAAGCCCTCAGCAAGCGCTATGATACGGTTGTAGCGCTGGACGGCGTGGATATCTCTGTCGGCACCGGCCAGATCTACGCCCTGCTTGGCCCCAACGGCGCAGGCAAAACCACCACCCTCAGCATCCTCACCACCCTCATCCAGCCCAGCGGCGGCAGCGCCACCATCGGCGGCCACGACATCCTGCGCGCGCCGAACAAGGTGCGCCAGATGATCGGCGTGACGTTTCAGGACATCGTGCTCGACCCCGATCTGACCGGGCGCGAGGTGCTGGATGTGCACGGCCAGCTCTACCAGATCCCCGCCGCCCAGCGCCGCGCGCGCATCGCCGAGCTGGCCGAGCTGGTGCAGCTCTCCGACGCGCTGGGCCGCATGGTCAAGACCTACTCGGGCGGCATGAAGCGGCGGCTGGAGCTGGCGCGCGGCCTGATGACCAAGCCCAGCCTGCTGTTCCTCGACGAGCCGACCCAGGGCCTCGACCCGCAGAACCGCGTGGCGATCTGGGATCACATCCGCACCCTCAACCAGCAGGAGGGCCTGACCCTGCTGCTCACCACCCACTACATGGATGAGGCCGAGGCCCTGGCGGGCCGCGTGGGCATCATCGACCACGGCAAGATGGCCGCCGAGGGCAGCCCGGCTGAGCTAGTGGCAGGCATGGGGTCGGATGTGGTGCGGATCGTGGGGCGGGGCGACAGCTCGCACTTCCTGGAAAACCTGAACGCGCTGCCGTATATCGACGCCGTGAGCTACAGCCCCGAGGACCGCGTCATCCAGATCGGGGTGGACAGCGGCAGCCAGCGGCTGGCCGAGATCATCGCGCAGGCGGGCGGCAACGGCTACCGCATCGACGATGTGATGATCGCCCGGCCCTCGCTCGGCGATGTGTTTCTGAAGTACACCGGGCGCGCGCTGCGCGACTAG
- a CDS encoding ABC transporter, with protein MNATITIWAKHMRKFFRSREELGGLLIQPMLWVALFGVGMGSILSSAGNPNYMSFLLPGILALTALGGAAGGGIILLDERIRGIMKEYLVAPIPRLSILMGSVASTTTKALFQVVIILVLGLLLGGQLTANPLGWLGLFVLITLFSVGFAGLALAVASKSRSIMGYHGMLFLFNLPLLFASNALYPLKQLPAWINVVAMLNPTTYLIDAARAVAFNGAATIPLGVSFAVLLVLAVGGMWLALASFRSTIR; from the coding sequence ATGAACGCAACCATTACGATCTGGGCCAAGCACATGCGGAAGTTCTTCCGCAGCCGCGAGGAGCTTGGCGGCCTGCTCATCCAGCCCATGCTGTGGGTCGCGCTGTTCGGCGTGGGTATGGGGTCTATTCTCAGCAGCGCGGGCAACCCCAACTATATGTCGTTCCTGCTGCCGGGCATCCTGGCGCTCACCGCGCTGGGCGGCGCGGCGGGCGGCGGCATCATCCTGCTGGATGAGCGGATACGCGGCATCATGAAAGAGTACCTGGTGGCCCCCATCCCCCGGCTCAGCATCCTGATGGGCAGCGTGGCCAGCACCACCACCAAGGCCCTGTTCCAGGTGGTGATCATCCTAGTGCTGGGGCTGCTGCTGGGCGGGCAGCTCACCGCCAACCCGCTGGGCTGGCTGGGGCTGTTCGTGCTGATCACGCTGTTCTCGGTAGGCTTCGCCGGGCTGGCGCTGGCGGTGGCCAGCAAGTCGCGCAGCATCATGGGCTACCACGGCATGCTGTTCCTGTTCAACCTGCCGCTGCTGTTCGCCTCCAACGCGCTCTACCCGCTGAAGCAGCTGCCCGCCTGGATCAACGTGGTGGCCATGCTCAACCCCACCACCTACCTGATCGATGCGGCGCGCGCGGTGGCATTCAACGGCGCAGCCACCATCCCGCTGGGCGTCTCGTTCGCCGTCCTGCTGGTGCTTGCAGTCGGCGGCATGTGGCTGGCGCTGGCCTCGTTCCGCAGCACCATCCGGTAG
- a CDS encoding GAF domain-containing protein, producing the protein MIEPAHILIVDDDIGIRRMLQLLLHDAGYRVSTADSGEEALAYLELVTPDLILLDLMLPGLSGNDVARQIKAHPTWPFIPIILITARSDSRTKVSGLDAGADDFLTKPIEFAELLARVRALLRLQRAQRSLQAEQRKTELLLNLTSELGISLDLDALLTHFLEKLGDAIGAVRASAILISEDPPRFYSSSRHQAVLSMQDVLSRGVAGWVLREKQPLLIADCSEDERWIASGNYSSAVRSVAAAPIMRDNRALGVMTAVHHTPNHFTDEHLALLTLVAQQSAFALENAELYHLTRSQKDLLERRTEDLQRLNEISRHLSELMQPELLLRLVAHLMHHTFRYPQVVIYLREGGSLRVRAIAGGLLDDRLLGSTLPADYGVPGWVVQNQKVLRIDHAPSDPRYAALGQGGAIVSELAAPIFAGREFYGVLEIASTAQGAFTPNDEQLLDTLATQIGIALDNARLFENEKRRVRQLAQVSDLSVAITAQLDRTHNLQIAADALLTIFGIERSAIIMYDKDLRQGFWATGGSSPASTIASVNQILFPPEGMKIHITSPVITTSVAENPLMQRYLPLLQTEKIEALAIAPLMSQGSAIGVVTLDISSRVEQFGQAELTLLATVASLIGQVVENDRLYREVEDERRTLNAVLDGAADPILLIGPHDRLLLSNRAAAHQLGISNANGTPIASLIQEPDLLHALSGPTNGHGPHEVTLDEAITFSISVAQVQNGQNSVLGRVAVLQDITAIKELERREQERLRGALRRYVSPQVVEQMLAGGNDFGTPMDHNVVVLFADLRGYTALTEGIPARVLVEQVLNRYFTAMTEVLYHYEGTIDKFLGDGIIGVFGTPIAHPDDLERALRASVDLQRAFNRLRAEWWQQLHLDIGMGIGLGYGHAVVGNIGSAQRTDFTLVGDVVNTASRLSGLALAGQIVVSHQLIDALPEHTELPFGMRELGRIPLKGKQDPHQIYEIEYEEKQI; encoded by the coding sequence ATGATAGAACCAGCCCACATCCTGATCGTCGATGACGACATCGGCATCCGGCGGATGCTGCAGCTGCTGCTGCACGACGCGGGCTACCGCGTCTCTACCGCCGACAGCGGCGAGGAGGCGCTCGCCTACCTGGAGCTGGTGACCCCCGACCTGATCTTGCTCGACCTGATGCTGCCGGGCCTGAGCGGCAACGATGTGGCCCGCCAGATCAAGGCCCACCCCACCTGGCCCTTCATCCCGATCATCCTGATCACCGCCCGCAGCGACTCGCGCACCAAGGTGAGCGGGCTTGACGCCGGGGCCGACGACTTTCTGACCAAGCCGATCGAGTTCGCCGAGCTGCTGGCCCGCGTGCGCGCCCTGCTGCGGCTGCAGCGCGCCCAGCGCTCGCTGCAGGCCGAGCAGCGCAAAACCGAGCTACTGCTGAACCTGACCAGCGAGCTGGGCATATCGCTCGACCTCGACGCGCTGCTCACCCACTTCCTCGAGAAGCTGGGCGACGCGATCGGGGCCGTCCGCGCCAGCGCCATCCTGATCAGCGAAGACCCGCCGCGCTTCTACTCATCCAGCCGCCACCAGGCCGTGCTCAGCATGCAGGATGTGCTCTCGCGCGGGGTGGCTGGCTGGGTGCTGCGCGAAAAGCAGCCGCTGCTGATCGCCGACTGCAGCGAGGATGAGCGCTGGATCGCGTCGGGAAACTACAGCTCGGCGGTGCGCAGCGTGGCCGCCGCCCCGATCATGCGCGACAACCGCGCGCTGGGCGTGATGACCGCCGTCCACCACACGCCCAACCACTTCACCGACGAGCACCTGGCCCTGCTCACCCTGGTGGCGCAGCAGAGCGCCTTCGCGCTGGAGAACGCCGAGCTCTACCACCTGACCCGCAGCCAGAAAGATCTGCTGGAGCGGCGCACCGAGGATCTGCAGCGTCTCAACGAGATCAGCCGCCACCTGAGCGAGCTGATGCAGCCCGAGCTGCTGCTGCGGCTGGTGGCCCACCTGATGCACCACACCTTCCGCTACCCCCAGGTGGTCATCTACCTGCGCGAGGGCGGCAGCCTGCGCGTGCGTGCGATCGCCGGCGGCCTGCTGGATGACCGGCTGCTCGGCTCGACGCTGCCCGCCGACTACGGCGTGCCCGGCTGGGTGGTGCAGAACCAGAAGGTGCTGCGCATCGACCACGCCCCATCCGACCCGCGCTACGCCGCGCTCGGTCAGGGCGGCGCAATCGTGTCCGAGCTGGCAGCCCCGATCTTCGCCGGGCGCGAGTTCTACGGCGTGCTCGAGATCGCCAGCACCGCACAGGGCGCTTTCACGCCAAACGACGAGCAGCTGCTCGATACCCTGGCCACCCAGATCGGCATCGCGCTGGATAACGCGCGCCTGTTCGAGAATGAGAAGCGGCGCGTGCGCCAGCTGGCCCAGGTGAGCGACCTCTCGGTGGCGATCACCGCCCAGCTGGACAGGACGCACAACCTGCAGATCGCCGCCGATGCGCTGCTCACCATCTTTGGCATCGAGCGCAGCGCGATCATTATGTACGACAAGGATCTGCGCCAGGGCTTCTGGGCCACTGGCGGCAGCAGCCCCGCCAGCACGATCGCCTCGGTAAACCAGATCCTCTTCCCGCCCGAGGGCATGAAGATCCACATCACCAGCCCCGTGATCACCACCAGCGTCGCCGAGAACCCGCTGATGCAGCGCTACCTGCCCCTGCTGCAGACCGAGAAGATCGAGGCGCTGGCGATCGCCCCGCTGATGAGCCAGGGCAGCGCGATCGGCGTGGTGACGCTCGACATCAGCAGCCGGGTCGAGCAGTTCGGCCAGGCCGAGCTGACCCTGCTGGCCACGGTGGCCAGCCTGATCGGCCAGGTGGTGGAAAACGACCGGCTCTACCGCGAGGTGGAGGACGAGCGCCGCACGCTCAACGCCGTGCTCGATGGCGCAGCCGACCCCATCCTGCTGATCGGTCCGCACGACCGCCTGCTGCTCTCCAACCGCGCGGCGGCCCACCAGCTGGGCATCAGCAACGCCAACGGCACGCCGATCGCCTCGCTCATCCAGGAGCCAGATCTGCTGCACGCCCTGAGCGGCCCCACCAACGGCCACGGCCCCCACGAGGTGACGCTGGATGAGGCGATCACTTTCTCGATCAGCGTGGCCCAGGTGCAGAATGGCCAGAACAGCGTGCTGGGACGCGTGGCCGTGCTGCAGGATATCACTGCGATAAAAGAGCTGGAGCGCCGCGAGCAGGAGCGGCTGCGCGGCGCGCTGCGGCGCTATGTGTCGCCCCAGGTGGTCGAGCAGATGCTGGCGGGCGGCAACGACTTCGGCACGCCGATGGACCACAATGTGGTGGTGCTATTCGCCGACCTGCGCGGCTACACCGCGCTCACCGAGGGCATCCCCGCCCGCGTGCTGGTGGAGCAGGTGCTCAACCGCTACTTCACCGCCATGACCGAGGTGCTCTACCACTACGAGGGCACGATCGACAAGTTCCTGGGCGATGGGATCATCGGCGTGTTCGGCACACCGATCGCCCACCCCGACGACCTGGAGCGCGCGCTGCGGGCCTCGGTCGATCTGCAGCGCGCCTTCAACCGCCTGCGCGCCGAGTGGTGGCAGCAGCTGCACCTCGACATCGGCATGGGTATCGGCCTAGGCTACGGCCACGCGGTGGTGGGCAACATCGGCTCGGCCCAGCGCACCGACTTCACGCTGGTGGGCGATGTGGTGAATACGGCCAGCAGGCTCTCGGGGCTGGCGCTGGCGGGCCAGATCGTGGTCTCGCACCAGCTGATCGATGCCTTGCCCGAGCACACCGAGCTGCCCTTTGGCATGCGCGAGCTTGGCCGCATCCCGCTGAAGGGCAAGCAGGATCCGCACCAGATCTACGAGATCGAGTATGAGGAAAAGCAGATCTGA
- the pyrC gene encoding dihydroorotase, translating into MSHPTEVTLDTPLDMHLHLREGTMLETVAPLSAAPFAGAVIMPNLVPPVDSLARLQWYRGEIARAIGAHQFTPLMALFFRSYTEHELAEAKPHIIGIKLYPAGVTTNSAGGVANIDAARDTLAAMERLGIPLLVHGETHGFVLDREVEFLPIYDRLARDFPRLTIIMEHITTRQAADFLAEHPNVYATVTLHHLQITLNDMAGGLLNPHLFCKPIAKRPEDREALLELALQAHPKLMFGSDSAPHPTEAKECAGCAAGVFSAPVALPMLIELFAQHGALARLQAFVSDNARRIYGINPPQKLVRFARQHWQVPARYGAVVPYCAGQQLGWQQQ; encoded by the coding sequence ATGTCTCACCCAACTGAGGTTACGCTCGACACGCCGCTGGACATGCACCTGCACCTGCGCGAGGGCACGATGCTGGAGACCGTGGCCCCGCTGAGCGCCGCACCCTTCGCCGGTGCGGTGATCATGCCCAACCTGGTGCCGCCGGTCGACTCGCTCGCGCGGCTCCAGTGGTACCGTGGCGAGATCGCGCGGGCCATCGGCGCACACCAGTTCACCCCGCTGATGGCGCTGTTCTTCCGCAGCTACACCGAGCACGAGCTGGCCGAGGCCAAGCCGCACATCATCGGCATCAAGCTCTACCCGGCAGGCGTGACCACCAACAGCGCGGGCGGCGTGGCCAACATCGACGCGGCGCGCGACACGCTGGCGGCCATGGAGCGGCTGGGCATCCCCCTGCTGGTGCACGGCGAGACCCACGGCTTCGTGCTCGACCGCGAGGTCGAGTTCCTGCCGATCTACGACCGGCTAGCCCGCGATTTCCCCCGCCTCACGATCATCATGGAGCACATCACCACGCGGCAGGCCGCCGATTTCCTGGCCGAGCACCCCAACGTCTACGCCACCGTCACGCTGCACCACCTGCAGATCACGCTGAACGACATGGCGGGCGGGCTGCTCAACCCGCACCTGTTCTGCAAGCCGATCGCCAAGCGCCCCGAGGACCGCGAGGCCCTGCTGGAGCTGGCGCTGCAGGCCCACCCCAAGCTCATGTTCGGCAGCGACTCGGCTCCCCACCCCACCGAGGCCAAGGAGTGCGCGGGCTGCGCGGCGGGCGTGTTCAGCGCACCGGTGGCGCTGCCCATGCTGATCGAGCTGTTCGCGCAGCACGGCGCGCTCGCCCGGCTGCAGGCCTTCGTCTCCGACAACGCGCGGCGGATCTACGGCATCAACCCGCCGCAGAAGCTGGTGCGCTTCGCCCGCCAGCACTGGCAGGTGCCTGCCCGCTATGGCGCGGTGGTGCCCTACTGCGCCGGGCAGCAGCTCGGCTGGCAGCAGCAGTAG
- a CDS encoding sodium-dependent transporter, with translation MTTRTSASADVRASTTAPESRATFTSHLGVIAATLGSAIGLGNIWKFPSLTGTNGGAAFLITYLFATLLVGLPVMIAEISIGRTIRADPITGLRRLAPRQVWWVIGAMGIVSSFLIMAFYTEVVGWVLAFIVAAATGQLQTTSPETLGAHFAQQIGDPAQSILWQWVVLAIVSGIIAFGVTKGIEATTKRLLPILFGLLVLIGIRSLMLPGAGQGLAFLFVPDFSKVTPAVILAALGLAFFKLSLGMGAMMTYGSYFRNDQNIPGTATRVMLADLLVSLLAGVAIFPAVFSFGFEPQAGPALLFITLPAVFAAIPFGQVLLVLFFVLAAIAAVGAMLSMIEVPITSLMGMLGWDRRRATVATLVGLVLFGAPAALSNSVLANAKLFGKTPFDLYDFLTSNLLLPLGGLLICVFVGWFWGLDQFAAALGNPPGQPSALTKALFVLLRFVSPILLVIVLINGLIPA, from the coding sequence ATGACAACTCGCACCAGCGCTAGCGCGGATGTTCGCGCCAGCACCACCGCCCCAGAGTCCCGCGCCACCTTCACCTCGCACCTGGGCGTAATCGCCGCCACCCTCGGATCGGCCATTGGCCTCGGCAACATCTGGAAGTTCCCCTCGCTCACCGGCACCAACGGCGGCGCGGCCTTCCTGATCACCTACCTGTTCGCCACGCTGCTGGTGGGCCTGCCCGTGATGATCGCCGAGATCAGCATCGGGCGCACCATCCGCGCCGACCCCATCACTGGGCTGCGCAGGCTGGCCCCCAGGCAGGTGTGGTGGGTGATCGGCGCGATGGGCATCGTCTCGTCGTTCCTGATCATGGCCTTCTACACCGAGGTGGTGGGCTGGGTGCTGGCCTTCATCGTGGCCGCCGCCACCGGCCAGCTGCAGACGACCAGCCCGGAGACACTGGGCGCGCACTTCGCCCAACAGATCGGCGACCCCGCGCAGTCCATCCTCTGGCAGTGGGTGGTGCTGGCGATCGTCAGCGGCATCATCGCGTTTGGCGTCACCAAGGGCATCGAGGCCACCACCAAGCGGCTGCTGCCCATCCTGTTTGGCCTGCTGGTGCTGATCGGCATCCGCAGCCTGATGCTGCCCGGCGCTGGGCAGGGGCTGGCCTTCCTGTTCGTGCCCGACTTCAGCAAGGTGACGCCCGCCGTCATCCTGGCGGCGCTGGGACTGGCCTTCTTCAAGCTCTCGCTGGGCATGGGCGCGATGATGACCTACGGCAGCTATTTCCGCAACGATCAGAACATCCCCGGCACCGCCACCCGCGTGATGCTGGCCGATCTGCTGGTCTCGCTGCTGGCGGGCGTGGCGATCTTCCCGGCGGTGTTCAGCTTCGGGTTCGAGCCGCAGGCCGGGCCAGCGCTGCTGTTCATCACGCTGCCCGCCGTGTTCGCGGCCATCCCCTTCGGCCAGGTGCTGCTGGTGCTGTTCTTCGTGCTGGCCGCGATCGCCGCCGTGGGCGCGATGCTCTCGATGATCGAGGTGCCGATCACCTCGCTGATGGGTATGCTGGGCTGGGATCGCCGCCGCGCCACCGTGGCCACGCTGGTGGGGCTGGTGCTGTTCGGCGCACCGGCGGCGCTCTCCAACAGCGTGCTGGCCAACGCCAAGCTGTTTGGCAAGACGCCCTTCGACCTCTACGACTTCCTCACCTCGAACCTGCTGCTGCCGCTGGGCGGCCTGCTGATCTGCGTGTTCGTGGGCTGGTTCTGGGGCCTCGACCAGTTCGCCGCCGCGCTGGGCAACCCGCCCGGGCAGCCGAGCGCGCTCACCAAGGCGCTGTTTGTGCTGCTGCGGTTTGTCTCGCCCATCCTGCTGGTGATCGTGCTGATCAACGGGCTGATACCAGCCTAA
- a CDS encoding NADH:flavin oxidoreductase/NADH oxidase encodes MTHLFTPLTLRGITLRNRVGVAPMCQYSAQDGFANDWHLAHLGSYAAGGAGLIISEATAVEAHGRISPSDLGLWDDAQIEPLARITAFLRSQGATPGIQLAHAGRKAGTARPWDGGKPLSDEQGGWPVVSASAIPFADGYRTPHALSVEEIGQLVAAFRAAAARSLAAGFQVVEIHAAHGYLLHNFLSPISNQRSDAYGGSLENRGRIVVEVARAIRQVWPEELPLLVRFSGTDWVEGGWNVEETAALSRRLADEGVDLIDVSSGGNVARAAIPVGPGYQVPLAAQVRRESGLPTAAVGLITAPEQADAIVREGQADMVLLARELLRDPHWPLRAAVALGQPVPVPPQYERAYPPKA; translated from the coding sequence ATGACACACCTTTTCACCCCGCTCACCCTTCGCGGCATCACGCTGCGCAACCGCGTGGGCGTCGCGCCGATGTGCCAGTACAGCGCGCAGGATGGCTTTGCGAACGACTGGCACCTGGCGCACCTCGGCTCGTACGCGGCGGGCGGCGCGGGCCTGATCATCTCCGAGGCCACGGCGGTCGAGGCGCACGGGCGGATCTCGCCCAGCGACCTGGGCCTATGGGACGACGCGCAGATCGAGCCGCTGGCCCGCATCACGGCCTTCCTGCGCTCGCAGGGGGCCACGCCGGGCATCCAGCTGGCCCATGCTGGCCGCAAGGCGGGCACCGCCCGCCCCTGGGATGGCGGCAAGCCCTTGAGCGACGAGCAGGGCGGCTGGCCGGTGGTCAGCGCCAGCGCCATCCCGTTTGCGGATGGCTACCGCACGCCCCACGCGCTGAGCGTGGAGGAGATCGGCCAGCTGGTGGCCGCGTTCCGCGCCGCCGCCGCCCGCTCGCTGGCGGCGGGCTTCCAGGTGGTCGAGATCCACGCCGCCCACGGCTACCTGCTGCACAACTTCCTCTCGCCTATCTCCAACCAGCGCAGCGACGCCTACGGCGGCAGCCTGGAGAATCGCGGGCGGATCGTGGTCGAGGTGGCGCGGGCCATCCGCCAGGTCTGGCCGGAGGAGCTGCCGCTGCTGGTGCGCTTCTCGGGCACCGACTGGGTGGAGGGCGGCTGGAATGTGGAGGAGACGGCGGCGCTGTCGCGGCGGCTGGCCGACGAGGGCGTGGATCTGATCGACGTCAGCTCGGGCGGGAACGTGGCGCGGGCCGCCATCCCGGTTGGCCCCGGCTACCAGGTGCCGCTGGCCGCGCAGGTGCGCCGCGAGTCGGGGCTGCCCACCGCCGCCGTGGGCCTGATCACCGCGCCCGAACAGGCCGACGCCATCGTGCGCGAGGGCCAGGCCGATATGGTGCTGCTGGCCCGCGAGCTGCTGCGCGACCCGCACTGGCCGCTGCGGGCGGCGGTGGCGCTGGGCCAGCCGGTGCCGGTGCCGCCGCAGTACGAGCGCGCCTACCCGCCCAAGGCCTAG
- a CDS encoding YkgJ family cysteine cluster protein, which translates to MECRIGCGACCIAPSISSPIPGMPDGKPAGVRCIQLSEDNRCRLFGRPERPAVCGSFRPSPETCGATDAEALATLTLMERATAP; encoded by the coding sequence ATGGAATGTCGTATCGGCTGTGGCGCGTGCTGCATCGCGCCCTCGATCTCCTCGCCCATCCCAGGGATGCCGGACGGCAAGCCAGCCGGGGTGCGCTGCATCCAGCTGAGCGAGGACAACCGCTGCCGCCTGTTCGGGCGGCCCGAGCGCCCGGCGGTGTGCGGCAGCTTCCGCCCGTCCCCCGAGACATGCGGCGCGACCGACGCCGAGGCGCTGGCCACGCTGACCCTGATGGAGCGCGCGACCGCCCCGTAG
- a CDS encoding GNAT family N-acetyltransferase, with protein sequence MAFTQSQPPAPLTVEIRPAHMSDIYPILQLHREAFADKFGAAFGSHGHDRGVEALAEAWRRQGHGALRGMLVAVAEGQVIGTTTLRTWEMGGDDTTAAEMAFHRVLGPWGAFRSILTLSLLDHQIARDEGYITDVAVLSTHRRHGVAQQLLARAEDEARLRRKRSVTLYVSASNQGAIQLYRRVGYEQVRVRRSMMAGLVLRRWAWVFMRKLVEDL encoded by the coding sequence ATGGCTTTTACGCAGTCGCAACCACCCGCGCCGCTCACCGTCGAGATCCGCCCGGCCCACATGTCCGATATCTACCCCATCCTCCAGCTCCACCGCGAGGCCTTCGCCGACAAATTCGGGGCAGCGTTTGGCAGCCACGGCCACGACCGCGGTGTCGAGGCGCTGGCCGAGGCCTGGCGGCGGCAGGGCCACGGGGCGCTGCGCGGCATGCTGGTGGCCGTGGCCGAGGGCCAGGTGATCGGCACCACCACCCTGCGCACCTGGGAGATGGGCGGCGACGACACCACCGCCGCCGAGATGGCCTTCCACCGCGTGCTGGGGCCGTGGGGCGCATTCCGCTCCATCCTCACGCTCTCGCTGCTCGACCACCAGATCGCCCGCGACGAGGGCTACATCACCGATGTGGCCGTGCTGAGCACGCACCGGCGGCACGGCGTGGCCCAGCAGCTGCTGGCCCGCGCCGAGGACGAGGCCCGGCTGCGGCGCAAGCGCAGCGTGACGCTGTATGTGAGCGCGTCCAACCAGGGGGCCATCCAGCTCTACCGCCGCGTGGGCTACGAGCAGGTGCGCGTGCGCCGCTCCATGATGGCGGGGCTGGTGCTGCGCCGCTGGGCCTGGGTGTTTATGCGCAAGCTGGTGGAGGATCTGTAG